A genomic window from Bacillota bacterium includes:
- a CDS encoding alpha/beta hydrolase, translating to MSEKAAVLETEGRFQTGAGVDLFYRRFAPAAQGTETPVRPPVILAICHGVGEHSGRYVAFGRRFAGRGIPVYALDLRGFGQSSGRRAHVGSFSDYLDDYEALIDLAHRENPGVPVVAYGHSMGGLLVLLYAVEKRTGAVAVIASAPAVRLKVKVAPSKLLLAKVAGRLAPTFSQRNEIPPAVLARNPEIGRAYEADPLVVRVVSAGWFLALNEAMARVAKGARHFDRPILLIQGTADVLTDASATEYFYQRCGSKDKSLKLYNGFFHEL from the coding sequence ATGAGCGAGAAGGCGGCGGTGCTCGAGACAGAGGGACGTTTCCAGACGGGGGCCGGTGTCGACCTCTTCTATCGCCGATTCGCCCCGGCGGCTCAGGGAACTGAGACTCCGGTCCGTCCTCCCGTGATCCTGGCGATCTGTCATGGGGTCGGCGAGCACTCCGGCCGATACGTTGCCTTCGGCCGGCGCTTTGCCGGCCGGGGGATCCCGGTTTACGCCCTCGACCTGCGGGGCTTCGGCCAGTCCTCGGGGCGCCGAGCCCACGTGGGGAGCTTCTCGGACTACCTCGACGACTACGAGGCCTTGATCGACCTGGCCCATCGGGAGAATCCGGGGGTCCCGGTGGTGGCCTACGGCCACAGCATGGGCGGCCTTCTGGTCCTGCTTTATGCGGTCGAGAAGCGGACGGGCGCGGTGGCCGTCATCGCCTCGGCTCCGGCGGTGAGACTCAAGGTCAAGGTGGCGCCGTCGAAGCTGCTCCTGGCCAAGGTGGCCGGGCGTCTGGCTCCCACCTTCAGCCAGCGCAACGAGATCCCCCCGGCAGTCCTGGCCCGTAACCCCGAAATCGGGCGGGCCTACGAGGCCGACCCGCTGGTCGTCAGGGTCGTCTCGGCCGGCTGGTTCCTGGCTTTGAACGAAGCCATGGCCAGGGTGGCCAAGGGTGCCAGGCACTTCGACCGTCCGATCCTGCTCATCCAGGGGACGGCCGACGTACTCACCGACGCCTCCGCAACGGAGTACTTCTACCAGCGGTGCGGGTCCAAGGACAAGAGCCTCAAGCTGTACAACGGGTTCTTCCACGAGCTCC